The genomic stretch TGGTGGCGCACAGGCTTTCGACGGTGCGCAATGCCGAGAATATCGTGGTCATGGAGGATGGGCACATTATTCAGAGCGGACGCCATGATGACCTGATGATGGTTGAGGGCCGTTATCGGGAGCTTTATTCTCAAGAAGAGCAGAGCAGCCAGGCGGGGTACATTTGGGCGCAGTGGCCCCCCACGAAGGTTTCTCGCCACGGCTTTGGCTTGGGAATGTTTACCTCGTAGCGGATGCGCGGTGCACGCGGGGGTTCTGTGCGAGTGTTTCAACGGCACATCTTCCATTGCAAACTATCGTTCCCACTTGGTTGATTTGGAGGGTGAATTATCCGACGACAGGAACCGCGTAGCTGCGCCTGCCGCCGATGTAGTGGGAGAGTACTATGAATGATCCGAGCGTGACATCGTGTAATGCTTCGTCCATGATGTCAATAATATAACCGTATTTAACTCCGAGTCCGGGGCGGGTTATCTTCGCTACCACCTGATTTTCTCGGTGAATCTCGAACCCTTTGACCCATGCGCTTCCATCCATGATGAACTCCGCATCGGAGGTTTTAACACTGAATTTTGGGCGGAAGGGCTTCCAATCCGTGTATTTCACGGTAGCTGCGGTGCTACCGTCTGTGGACTCGATGGTGTAGGTGTGTTTTATGTCGGGTTCGCGGTGTACCGTGATGACTTTTTCCTCGGTATCTGCCTTAGTGAAGACGACGCTTTTCCCACCGAGTCGAAGCCTGCCATCGGTTTCATAGACTGGTTTGAAATCAGTGTTGAGGATGTTGTACCGGTATTCGGGGTATGCCATCTTTGATTTGGCGTAGAAAGTAGTCATGGGTTGTGTCTTTCCGTAGAAAAATTAGTGGTCGTGGAGTTTATTTTTCTGTGTGGAAGATTTCTTGTGTTCACGGTACATTATCCAGAACCCGCAGACGATAAGAACCGCGCCGATAATAAAAGAAGTTGTGAGATCGAGCGGCAATATACGACCGTCACCAATACGGGGTAGCGCTAAAACGAAAGTTGCTAGGGCAAAGACCCAGAGCGAAGACGGCATTTCTTTACGTTTTGGCTGTTTATCTTGGTGATCGTTGTGCGCCATGTTCGCTCCTCTCACAGGTTGCCGACTAGGGGCTATGACATGTTGAGAGAATACGCTCACTAAAACATTATACTGTTCAAATTTATAGAAAACAAGCAATTTATGCACCATTTATGTTCATTATTGTGCATAAAATATGTTCATTTATCGACTGTTTATAAAGATATATAGTAGGGTTTACGCAGCATATTCGTGATGTTATTGTGAGTCAAATAGATATAAAAACCTTTTATTAGATTCTTGTACGTTTATGAATAAGCACAGGTGGTTTTTCGTGAAGGCAGCTTATCCGGGTGCAAGGTTTGCCGTCCTTGGGGTGCTGCTCGCATTATGTCTTACAACGTGTGGCACACCGAAGGCACAAGAGTCTAAGAGTCCGGAAGAGTCGTTGAAGAATAGCGCCCTAGCGGTCTCCGTTGCTGGTGACTACCGGGAAAGCAAGGACCCTGGAGGGGGTGTGGGCTTCTATGATCCGCACACCAACTCGTGGACTAAGCTATCAAACGAAGGCTCTCAGACCTCAGAAATTGACTACTATAACAACAAGCTATATTTCGGGGATAAAAAGAAGGATTATATTTTAGGAAACTCACTGCAAGGTTATGACAGGAACTACGAGTCTGTTTATAACGAGGAGGTGTGGGGACTGGATAATGGTGGATTTATCGCAACCAAAAATATTGGCTATACCGAAGATAAAACCTCCTATATTTATAAAATAGTCACCCATGATGGGCAGAATACCGAAGTTCACACCTCGAATCGTAGTATTGAGAATCCTGCACGGTGCGGTAATGGCAGTGTATGGACTGTCAATAATGAATCACACAATTCTCTGGGGCAGAAGCAGAAAGAGAACCAAGGCGATACAAAAGATAAAAACGAACCGACTAAGCTGATTCGCCTATACCCTAATTTTTCCGATGATCCTGTAACCGAGCATACGTTTTCTCTTCCGAATAGGGGAATCGATGGCATCACGTGTGTTGGGAATAAAGTCGTTATCATAAGGGATACCTACCCTCCCGGCAGTGACCCGCAGAGGAGCAGCTCAAAAAATG from Rothia dentocariosa ATCC 17931 encodes the following:
- a CDS encoding LURP-one-related/scramblase family protein, encoding MTTFYAKSKMAYPEYRYNILNTDFKPVYETDGRLRLGGKSVVFTKADTEEKVITVHREPDIKHTYTIESTDGSTAATVKYTDWKPFRPKFSVKTSDAEFIMDGSAWVKGFEIHRENQVVAKITRPGLGVKYGYIIDIMDEALHDVTLGSFIVLSHYIGGRRSYAVPVVG